In the Enterococcus saigonensis genome, one interval contains:
- the argR gene encoding arginine repressor — translation MRKKERHRLITRLLTEKNIQKQEDFVDLLKSRGVVVTQATISRDIKELKLIKVPSQEGGYRYSLPAETAEDVGAKLEKMLKDAFVSVDQMEKFVVLKTLPGNASAIANLIEKRFQDNLFSVLNDDDTVLMITRTEAAAQDLRREFLRFL, via the coding sequence ATGAGAAAGAAAGAGCGTCATCGTTTGATTACCCGTTTGTTAACAGAAAAAAATATCCAGAAACAAGAAGATTTTGTTGATTTGTTAAAAAGTCGCGGTGTCGTGGTAACACAAGCCACAATTTCTCGTGATATAAAGGAATTAAAACTAATCAAAGTACCATCGCAAGAAGGTGGCTATCGCTATAGTCTGCCAGCTGAAACTGCAGAAGATGTCGGGGCAAAATTGGAAAAAATGTTAAAAGATGCCTTTGTTTCTGTTGATCAAATGGAAAAATTTGTGGTGCTAAAAACATTACCAGGTAATGCGTCAGCTATTGCCAATTTAATTGAAAAAAGATTTCAAGATAATTTATTTTCTGTATTGAATGATGATGACACGGTTTTAATGATTACCCGAACAGAAGCAGCTGCCCAAGATTTACGGCGGGAATTTTTGCGCTTTTTATAA
- the recN gene encoding DNA repair protein RecN — protein sequence MLVELAIKNFAIISSLRLQFHQGMTALTGETGAGKSIIIDAMGLLCGSRGSSDYIREGSNKCSLEGLFELPKSSQLNELLHELGIETEDELLIVQRDISQSGKNICRVNGRTLTLANLRRIGAFLVDIQGQNEHQELLQPDRHLHLLDQFGGQKFHELLERYQQAYEKFQHLNKQMRKIQVNEQSYVQRVDMLHFQQDEIASANLLPNEEEELVEEREKLGNYQKIVDSLAKSYALLTNDEENSLDGIGAALTNMQDIAHLDNEYETISENLQSAFYLLQDAAGDISRQLDSLSFDEGRLEEVNQRLELIRQLKRKYGESIPEILAYYDEIKKELAESAFSEGQLEQLAKEVHIQEQVVWHFAEELHQERKRIARKLAKAIVTELKELYMEYSQFEVRFNNGKKILHENGFDEVEFYLTTNPGEPLKPLVKVASGGELSRMLLALKTIFSQSQGITSIVFDEVDTGVSGRVAQAIAEKIAKIAENSQVLCITHLPQVAAIADYQYYIKKEVSQGRTQTIVSELAPHLRINEIARMLAGAEVTDLTLEHAKELLAMAGH from the coding sequence ATGTTAGTAGAATTAGCAATTAAAAATTTTGCAATTATTTCCAGTCTACGTTTGCAATTTCATCAAGGTATGACAGCATTAACTGGAGAAACGGGTGCAGGAAAATCAATCATTATTGATGCAATGGGCCTTTTATGTGGGAGCCGGGGTTCTAGTGATTATATTCGTGAAGGTAGTAATAAATGTAGCCTTGAAGGTTTATTCGAATTGCCTAAAAGTAGTCAGTTAAACGAGTTATTGCACGAGCTAGGCATTGAAACAGAGGACGAATTACTAATTGTACAACGGGATATTAGTCAAAGTGGTAAAAATATTTGTCGTGTGAACGGCCGCACGTTAACCTTAGCAAATTTGCGACGGATTGGAGCTTTCTTAGTTGATATTCAAGGGCAAAATGAACATCAAGAACTGCTGCAACCAGATCGTCATTTGCATTTATTAGATCAATTTGGTGGACAAAAATTTCATGAATTATTAGAGCGCTATCAACAAGCTTATGAAAAATTTCAACATTTAAATAAGCAAATGCGTAAAATTCAAGTTAATGAACAGTCATATGTACAAAGAGTAGATATGCTGCATTTTCAGCAAGATGAAATTGCAAGTGCCAATTTGTTACCAAATGAAGAGGAAGAACTAGTAGAAGAGCGAGAAAAATTAGGGAATTATCAAAAAATTGTTGATAGTCTGGCTAAAAGTTATGCGCTTTTAACTAACGATGAAGAAAATAGCTTAGATGGAATTGGCGCTGCCTTAACGAATATGCAAGATATTGCACATTTGGATAATGAATATGAAACAATTAGTGAGAACTTACAATCTGCTTTTTATTTATTACAAGATGCGGCTGGTGATATTTCCCGACAATTAGATAGTTTATCTTTTGATGAAGGGCGCTTAGAAGAGGTGAATCAACGGTTAGAATTAATTCGTCAATTAAAACGAAAATATGGTGAGAGTATCCCAGAAATTTTAGCGTATTATGATGAAATAAAAAAAGAACTTGCTGAATCTGCTTTTTCTGAAGGTCAGTTAGAGCAATTGGCAAAAGAAGTTCATATACAAGAACAAGTAGTGTGGCATTTCGCAGAAGAGTTGCATCAAGAACGAAAAAGGATTGCCCGCAAACTCGCAAAAGCTATTGTCACCGAGTTAAAAGAACTCTATATGGAGTATAGTCAGTTTGAAGTCCGTTTTAATAATGGCAAAAAAATACTTCATGAAAATGGGTTTGATGAAGTGGAATTCTATCTAACTACCAATCCAGGAGAACCCTTAAAGCCCTTAGTTAAGGTTGCTTCAGGTGGTGAATTGTCCCGGATGTTATTAGCATTAAAAACAATTTTTTCTCAAAGTCAAGGCATTACGAGTATTGTTTTTGATGAAGTCGATACAGGTGTGAGCGGTAGAGTCGCACAAGCAATTGCTGAAAAAATTGCTAAAATTGCGGAAAATTCTCAAGTTTTGTGTATTACCCACTTACCACAAGTTGCAGCAATTGCGGATTATCAGTATTACATTAAAAAGGAAGTCAGCCAAGGACGAACGCAAACAATCGTTTCTGAATTAGCCCCGCATTTACGCATAAACGAAATTGCACGTATGTTAGCTGGAGCTGAGGTGACTGATTTAACGCTGGAACATGCCAAGGAGCTTTTGGCTATGGCTGGTCATTAG
- a CDS encoding DUF4044 domain-containing protein, translating to MNEKKSSSTFSKVTKIVIWTMLILTVGSVFLTAILSVM from the coding sequence ATGAACGAAAAAAAATCAAGTAGTACTTTTAGTAAAGTAACCAAAATCGTCATTTGGACCATGTTAATTTTGACTGTTGGTTCTGTCTTTTTAACTGCAATTTTAAGCGTCATGTAA
- a CDS encoding magnesium transporter CorA family protein, which yields MITHYFLKDNHLIETEDIKESLWLHVEKPTTAEIEQLSKKYELPKDYLTSILDDAENSRAEGLNQENFLIPALLLLQFPYVSTSPSGYLQFNTYPLALIITPEKKLLTVCNYHMPFFKTILEKPLPKNDMSNKLNLVLQILWHLAFTYNQNLADLKRQVDKLEGQIQVSTENKHLYQLMDIQKSLVLFEAATKANFKTLTKLANTNEFQNHHAYQNHLHDILVETKQSVTTAKINLQLVSQMNETFSAIVSNNLNIVMKILTSLTIVLTIPTIIGGIYGMNVKLPFAKSDYAFLLITGVTILICYLVIKYLKKRNLL from the coding sequence ATGATTACGCATTATTTTCTTAAAGATAATCATTTGATTGAAACAGAAGATATTAAAGAGTCTCTTTGGCTCCACGTTGAAAAACCAACTACTGCTGAAATCGAGCAACTTTCAAAAAAGTATGAATTGCCAAAAGATTACTTAACCAGTATCTTGGATGATGCTGAAAATTCTCGGGCAGAAGGCCTCAATCAAGAAAACTTTTTAATTCCTGCATTGCTATTATTACAGTTTCCTTATGTTTCAACAAGTCCTAGTGGTTATTTACAATTTAATACTTACCCACTCGCTTTAATTATTACGCCTGAAAAAAAACTACTTACAGTTTGCAACTACCATATGCCTTTTTTTAAAACGATATTAGAAAAACCATTACCTAAAAATGATATGAGTAATAAATTAAATCTTGTTTTACAAATATTATGGCACTTGGCTTTCACTTATAATCAAAACTTAGCCGATTTAAAACGACAAGTCGATAAACTAGAAGGACAAATACAAGTTTCTACCGAAAATAAACATTTGTATCAGCTTATGGATATTCAAAAAAGTCTTGTTCTATTTGAGGCAGCTACCAAAGCCAATTTTAAAACCTTAACCAAATTAGCTAATACTAACGAATTTCAAAATCATCACGCGTATCAGAATCATCTTCATGATATATTAGTTGAAACAAAGCAGTCTGTGACTACTGCTAAAATAAACCTCCAACTCGTAAGTCAAATGAACGAAACGTTTTCGGCCATTGTTTCTAACAATTTAAATATCGTTATGAAAATTTTAACTTCTTTAACAATTGTTTTAACAATTCCTACTATTATAGGTGGCATATATGGAATGAATGTAAAATTACCTTTTGCCAAATCCGATTATGCTTTTTTGCTCATTACTGGTGTAACGATTCTCATTTGCTATTTGGTAATTAAATATTTAAAAAAGCGGAATCTTTTGTGA
- a CDS encoding DUF3397 domain-containing protein, with the protein MEKFTPLLVFWYIFPVIVLVACNFLVTTFALTKRFKIKAPDLTVPFLFLGINQVSQATFTFSALPYFIIGMLVLGIGLAIFHAYFYGELSYGRYLKMFWRLVFLLTMVFYLFIIVLSILHFV; encoded by the coding sequence ATGGAAAAGTTTACACCGTTATTAGTCTTTTGGTACATTTTTCCGGTAATCGTTTTGGTTGCCTGTAACTTTCTTGTTACAACATTTGCTTTAACTAAGCGTTTCAAAATTAAAGCGCCTGACTTGACTGTTCCTTTTCTTTTTTTGGGAATTAATCAAGTGTCACAAGCTACTTTTACTTTTTCCGCACTGCCGTATTTTATAATCGGAATGTTGGTTTTAGGAATTGGTTTGGCTATTTTTCACGCCTATTTTTATGGTGAATTATCATACGGACGTTACTTAAAAATGTTTTGGCGTTTAGTTTTTCTACTCACAATGGTATTTTATCTCTTTATCATTGTGCTTAGTATTCTACATTTTGTCTAA
- the mraZ gene encoding division/cell wall cluster transcriptional repressor MraZ has product MFMGEFQHSIDAKGRLIVPAKLREKLGEKFIVTRGLDGCLFGYPKTEWEKLEEKLNEMPLAKKDARTFVRFFYSAATECEIDKQGRINIPQTLRKHASLTKNCVITGVSNRIEIWDEAKWQAFSEEAEENFDEIAETMIDFGL; this is encoded by the coding sequence ATGTTCATGGGCGAATTTCAGCATTCAATTGATGCAAAAGGTCGTTTAATCGTCCCTGCAAAATTACGAGAAAAGCTCGGTGAAAAGTTCATTGTCACAAGAGGACTTGATGGCTGTTTATTTGGTTATCCAAAAACAGAATGGGAAAAATTAGAAGAAAAGTTAAATGAAATGCCACTAGCTAAAAAAGATGCTCGTACCTTTGTTCGTTTTTTTTATTCAGCAGCAACAGAATGTGAGATAGATAAACAAGGACGAATTAACATTCCTCAAACCTTACGAAAACACGCTAGTTTAACAAAAAATTGTGTCATTACTGGTGTGAGTAATCGCATTGAGATTTGGGATGAGGCGAAATGGCAGGCTTTCTCAGAAGAAGCCGAAGAAAATTTTGATGAAATTGCCGAAACGATGATTGATTTTGGCTTATAG
- the rsmH gene encoding 16S rRNA (cytosine(1402)-N(4))-methyltransferase RsmH, with amino-acid sequence MAESFQHYTVMLKETVDGLNIKPDGIYVDCTLGGAGHSHYLLSQLNAKGHLYAFDQDQKAIDHAKVFLKDAIAAGKVTFIKDNFRNLATALSEQGINKIDGVLYDLGVSSPQLDEASRGFSYHQDAPLDMRMDQTAAFSAYDLVNTYDYHELVKIFYRYGEEKFSKQVARQIERARQKKPIETTGELVDLIKEAIPAPARRKGGHPAKRIFQAIRIAVNDELGAIEESLEQAITLLNVGGRVSVITFHSLEDRLVKNIFKEYSNPKDLPPGLPIVPVEYQPELKIMNRKPIVASEQELDENNRSRSAKLRIAERIKE; translated from the coding sequence ATGGCGGAGTCGTTTCAACATTATACTGTGATGCTTAAAGAAACAGTCGATGGTCTAAACATTAAACCAGACGGTATTTATGTTGATTGTACCTTAGGCGGGGCCGGGCATAGTCACTATTTATTATCACAGTTAAATGCAAAAGGTCATCTTTATGCTTTTGATCAAGATCAAAAGGCGATTGATCATGCTAAAGTTTTTTTGAAAGATGCTATTGCCGCTGGAAAAGTAACTTTTATTAAAGATAACTTTCGTAACTTAGCTACTGCATTGAGTGAACAGGGGATAAATAAAATTGATGGCGTTTTGTATGATTTAGGCGTTTCATCGCCACAACTTGACGAAGCTAGTCGCGGATTTAGCTATCATCAAGATGCTCCTTTAGATATGCGAATGGATCAAACAGCAGCGTTTTCTGCGTATGATTTAGTCAACACTTATGATTATCATGAGTTAGTTAAAATATTTTATCGTTATGGTGAAGAAAAATTTTCAAAACAAGTAGCGCGTCAAATTGAACGTGCGCGCCAAAAAAAACCAATTGAAACGACAGGTGAATTGGTGGATTTAATCAAAGAAGCGATTCCTGCGCCCGCTAGACGAAAAGGCGGACATCCAGCCAAACGGATTTTTCAAGCAATTCGTATTGCGGTCAACGATGAATTAGGCGCAATCGAAGAGTCATTAGAACAAGCAATTACACTTTTAAATGTCGGTGGCAGAGTAAGTGTGATTACATTTCATTCATTGGAAGATCGCTTAGTTAAAAATATTTTTAAAGAATATAGTAATCCTAAAGACTTACCACCAGGCTTACCAATTGTGCCAGTGGAGTATCAACCAGAATTAAAAATAATGAATCGCAAACCAATTGTTGCAAGTGAACAAGAGCTGGACGAAAATAACCGCTCTCGCAGTGCAAAATTGAGAATTGCTGAAAGAATCAAAGAGTAA
- the ftsL gene encoding cell division protein FtsL, with protein sequence MAEAKREYHYDMNQAAPAPQIEQPNPSAKPSTPIRPEIIRIPSSPARKLKRISGLEKVIGIFLLAAVIGLAILTVYVRTDISQLEREVSQIEAQTTQQADEKTRLEQEKSELSKTERIKKIAEKKGLKINDDNLRKVK encoded by the coding sequence ATGGCAGAAGCGAAACGTGAATATCATTATGATATGAATCAAGCGGCACCGGCACCACAAATTGAACAACCAAATCCGTCAGCGAAACCATCGACGCCCATACGTCCTGAAATTATTCGCATTCCATCTTCGCCCGCTCGAAAATTAAAACGTATCAGTGGATTGGAAAAAGTTATTGGTATTTTTCTTTTGGCTGCGGTGATTGGCTTGGCTATTTTAACGGTGTATGTTAGAACAGACATTAGCCAATTGGAGCGAGAAGTTTCTCAAATTGAAGCACAAACGACGCAACAAGCGGATGAAAAGACTCGTTTAGAACAGGAAAAAAGTGAACTTTCAAAAACTGAACGAATCAAAAAAATTGCAGAGAAAAAAGGACTTAAAATTAACGACGATAACTTAAGGAAAGTGAAGTAA